The following coding sequences lie in one Niabella agricola genomic window:
- a CDS encoding S9 family peptidase has translation MIFSVRRTFLVLVIFICYTGSAIAQKLQWTPDGNSFYSFSEKGIAAIDPVAPGNNKVFMTEQELTPEGATRALTVQSFTIAPDGNRILLFANTRRVWRENTRGDYWVFDRSTKKLTQLGKGLPESSLMFAKFSPDGKKVAYVSKHNIYIENLADHQQTPVTTDGTDRLINGTFDWAYEEEFGCQDGFRWSPDGSRIAYWKLDARSIRNFLMINNTDSLYPFTIPVEYPKVGQDPSSCTIWFYDVATGKTRHAGIEGDPVQHYIPRMEWTPKGQSIVVQQLNRQQNDSRIFLVDAATAQSKQIYQETDAAWIDIKSRWNDNDPGGWDWINDNGEFLWLSEKNGWRQIYKLDLTGKETLITKGDYDVIQFYLYDAPTQTIYFAASPDNATQNYLYKVHIGNGKASRVTPNNLGGTNKYTLSPNGKIAILNHSSATELANGAVVSLPDHRELVPAKRTMAVNAGDPRAEFFKIKTADGVELDGWMVKPVPFDPTKKYPVVFYVYGEPASQTVLDNFNAGRNFLYKGSMANDGYVYISLENRGAPAPKGSQWRKAIYRNIGRINIRDQAMGAKEILKWNFIDTSRVAVWGWSGGGSSTLNLMFQYPEIYKTGIAIAAVTNQLLYDNIYQERYMGVPVTSNEDFVKGSPITYAKNLRGNLLYIHGTGDDNVHYQNAEMLINELIRQGKQFQLMSYPNRTHSISEGEGTHEHLSTLYTNYLKMYCPPGGR, from the coding sequence ATGATTTTTTCGGTAAGAAGAACCTTCCTGGTCCTCGTTATTTTTATTTGCTATACCGGCAGCGCCATTGCACAAAAACTTCAATGGACCCCGGATGGCAACAGCTTTTACAGCTTTTCCGAGAAAGGTATTGCAGCCATTGATCCGGTTGCGCCCGGCAACAACAAAGTGTTCATGACGGAGCAGGAGCTTACTCCCGAAGGAGCAACCAGGGCGCTCACCGTACAGAGCTTTACCATTGCTCCTGACGGCAACCGGATCCTCCTGTTTGCCAATACCCGGCGCGTATGGCGCGAAAATACCCGGGGCGATTACTGGGTATTTGACCGCAGCACCAAAAAACTGACGCAGTTGGGAAAAGGACTTCCCGAATCCTCGCTGATGTTTGCCAAATTTTCACCAGACGGTAAAAAAGTGGCCTATGTGTCGAAACACAATATCTATATAGAAAACCTGGCAGACCATCAACAAACGCCGGTTACCACCGATGGAACCGACCGGCTGATCAACGGCACCTTCGATTGGGCTTATGAAGAAGAATTTGGCTGCCAGGACGGGTTCCGCTGGTCGCCGGATGGCTCCCGCATCGCCTACTGGAAGCTGGATGCAAGAAGCATCCGGAATTTCCTCATGATCAATAACACCGATTCGCTTTACCCGTTTACCATACCGGTAGAATATCCGAAAGTGGGCCAGGATCCCAGTTCCTGTACGATCTGGTTTTATGATGTGGCTACCGGTAAAACACGGCATGCAGGCATCGAAGGCGATCCGGTACAGCATTATATTCCCCGGATGGAATGGACTCCTAAGGGGCAGTCGATCGTTGTGCAGCAGTTGAACCGCCAGCAGAATGATAGCCGGATTTTCCTGGTGGATGCCGCTACCGCGCAGTCGAAACAGATCTACCAGGAAACCGATGCCGCCTGGATCGATATCAAAAGCCGGTGGAATGATAATGACCCCGGTGGATGGGACTGGATCAACGACAACGGTGAATTTCTCTGGCTTTCTGAAAAGAACGGCTGGCGGCAGATCTACAAGCTGGATCTTACCGGTAAAGAAACCCTTATTACAAAGGGCGATTATGACGTGATCCAGTTTTACCTGTATGATGCCCCTACACAGACCATCTATTTTGCAGCGTCTCCGGATAATGCCACGCAAAACTACCTGTATAAAGTCCATATCGGTAACGGAAAAGCCAGCAGGGTAACGCCCAATAACCTGGGCGGCACTAATAAATACACCCTTTCACCCAATGGAAAGATTGCGATCCTAAACCATAGCAGCGCCACCGAACTGGCTAACGGAGCGGTGGTAAGCCTTCCGGATCACCGGGAGCTGGTGCCTGCCAAGCGGACCATGGCGGTGAATGCCGGCGATCCCAGGGCTGAATTCTTTAAGATCAAAACAGCGGATGGTGTGGAGCTGGATGGGTGGATGGTAAAACCCGTTCCCTTTGATCCCACCAAAAAATACCCGGTTGTATTTTATGTATACGGGGAGCCCGCATCCCAAACCGTGCTGGACAATTTCAACGCCGGAAGAAACTTCCTTTATAAAGGCAGTATGGCCAATGATGGCTATGTATATATTTCACTGGAAAACCGGGGCGCACCCGCACCAAAGGGCAGCCAGTGGCGTAAGGCCATTTACCGGAATATTGGCCGCATCAATATCCGCGACCAGGCCATGGGGGCTAAAGAAATTTTGAAATGGAATTTTATCGACACCAGTCGTGTAGCCGTATGGGGCTGGAGTGGCGGCGGCTCTTCCACCCTCAACCTGATGTTCCAGTACCCGGAGATCTATAAAACCGGTATTGCCATTGCAGCCGTTACCAACCAGCTCCTGTATGATAATATTTACCAGGAACGGTATATGGGGGTGCCCGTTACCAGCAATGAAGATTTTGTAAAGGGCTCCCCCATCACCTACGCCAAAAACCTCAGGGGCAACCTGCTCTATATTCATGGCACCGGCGACGACAATGTGCATTACCAGAACGCAGAAATGCTGATCAACGAGCTTATCCGCCAGGGCAAACAGTTTCAACTGATGAGCTATCCCAACCGCACGCATTCCATTTCAGAAGGCGAGGGCACTCACGAACATCTGTCAACGCTTTATACCAATTATTTAAAAATGTATTGTCCGCCGGGGGGCAGGTAG